A DNA window from Chryseobacterium sp. MEBOG06 contains the following coding sequences:
- a CDS encoding UxaA family hydrolase, with the protein MQKKVLKVNPKDNVVVALVDLRQGETVTLGHLTYDIIKDTKAKHKFVTEDLSEGDSIIMYGVLVGKANQPIQKGEVITTLNVKHQSAKVQKKTETTSWTAPNVDQWRDKTFMGYHREDGQVGTENVWLFFPLVFCENRNVEILKDVFEKELLFEKTTKHQLLLRSLIHNSEAEAVAEEDQDSRIFKNVEVKFITHQGGCGGIRQDAEALGRLLAGYVNNPNVAGATVLSLGCQNLQVQVFKDALEKISPQNNKPIIVYEQQKSGTVDEMLSGIIKDSYEAIKKANDIQRKPAPLSKLVLGLECGGSDGFSGISANPVLGHLSDLMAGVGGATILSEFPELCGVEQELVNRCVNEKDAERFLQLMKDFEASVVAAGSGFDMNPSPGNIKDGLITDAMKSAGAAKKGGSSPINDVLDFTEYIKEPGLNLLCTPGNDVECTTALVGSGSNVVLFTTGLGTPTGNPVVPVVKISSNTSLSERMPDIIDFNTGDVITGEKTIDEKAEELLEFIIKVASGEVKTKAAILNQNDFIPWRRGVSL; encoded by the coding sequence ATGCAAAAGAAAGTACTGAAAGTAAATCCCAAAGATAATGTAGTAGTTGCACTGGTTGATCTGAGGCAAGGGGAGACTGTTACTTTGGGTCATCTTACTTATGACATCATAAAAGATACTAAGGCTAAGCATAAATTTGTAACGGAAGATCTTTCAGAGGGAGATTCTATCATTATGTACGGTGTCTTGGTGGGAAAAGCAAACCAGCCGATCCAAAAAGGAGAAGTAATCACTACCCTGAATGTGAAACACCAAAGTGCAAAAGTACAAAAGAAAACAGAAACCACTTCCTGGACAGCCCCGAATGTTGACCAATGGAGAGACAAGACCTTCATGGGCTACCACAGAGAAGACGGACAGGTAGGAACAGAAAATGTATGGCTGTTCTTTCCGCTGGTTTTTTGTGAAAACAGAAATGTAGAGATCTTAAAAGATGTTTTTGAAAAAGAGCTTTTATTTGAGAAAACAACCAAACACCAGTTATTATTAAGATCTTTAATCCATAATTCAGAGGCGGAAGCAGTTGCTGAAGAAGATCAGGATTCAAGAATTTTTAAAAATGTAGAAGTTAAATTTATCACTCATCAGGGTGGTTGTGGCGGAATTCGTCAGGATGCAGAAGCGTTGGGAAGACTTTTGGCAGGATACGTCAACAATCCGAATGTTGCCGGAGCAACGGTTTTGAGTCTTGGATGTCAGAATCTTCAAGTACAGGTTTTTAAGGATGCCTTAGAAAAGATTAGTCCGCAAAATAATAAACCAATCATCGTTTACGAACAGCAAAAGTCCGGAACGGTAGATGAAATGCTCAGCGGAATCATTAAAGATTCTTACGAAGCCATCAAAAAAGCTAATGATATCCAAAGAAAACCTGCTCCGCTTTCAAAGCTTGTATTAGGGCTGGAATGCGGTGGTTCAGACGGATTTTCGGGAATTTCTGCCAATCCGGTATTAGGACATCTGTCGGATTTAATGGCCGGAGTAGGAGGTGCTACCATTCTTTCAGAGTTTCCGGAACTGTGCGGAGTGGAGCAGGAGCTGGTCAACCGTTGTGTAAACGAAAAAGATGCAGAAAGGTTTTTACAGTTGATGAAAGACTTTGAAGCATCAGTAGTTGCGGCAGGTTCAGGCTTTGATATGAATCCATCGCCGGGAAACATTAAAGACGGCCTTATTACCGATGCTATGAAATCTGCAGGCGCTGCGAAAAAAGGGGGTTCATCCCCAATCAATGACGTTCTTGATTTTACTGAATATATCAAAGAACCCGGCTTGAATTTGCTTTGTACACCGGGAAATGATGTAGAATGTACGACGGCTTTGGTAGGTTCAGGCTCCAATGTTGTGCTATTTACAACCGGTCTGGGAACCCCTACCGGAAATCCTGTGGTTCCCGTGGTGAAAATATCTTCCAACACTTCTCTTTCCGAGAGAATGCCGGATATTATCGACTTCAACACGGGAGATGTGATTACCGGAGAAAAAACAATTGATGAAAAAGCAGAAGAACTGCTGGAGTTTATCATCAAAGTAGCCAGCGGAGAAGTAAAAACCAAAGCTGCTATTTTAAACCAAAATGATTTTATCCCCTGGAGAAGAGGGGTAAGTTTGTAA
- a CDS encoding WG repeat-containing protein: MENPLELYETIFLSKRLKISIFQYKDGKVYTADEYNNIEELKVSKIVDYSNGMVRFYNMIEGEKKWGVMLINGFQIIPPVYDYISPLIDQKYFKIFIGDYHWKYDDESNELFYEFLWDNKSWNGDEYKGRLGQGKWGLINTENQILIPVEYQWIDILDQRTVCCNIGDTPIIKWYHGDNKKDVLSIGGGLWKVIYLSRFQNIETELGMYYEVIEKFPEEYKKHNNLDYHPFSYEFQKIHQF; the protein is encoded by the coding sequence ATGGAAAATCCTTTAGAGCTTTATGAGACCATTTTCTTATCTAAAAGGCTTAAAATATCAATCTTTCAGTACAAAGACGGAAAAGTTTATACAGCTGATGAGTATAATAATATAGAGGAACTTAAGGTGTCAAAAATCGTTGATTATTCAAATGGAATGGTTCGATTTTATAATATGATTGAAGGAGAGAAAAAATGGGGTGTTATGCTAATTAATGGCTTCCAGATTATACCTCCTGTTTATGATTATATATCTCCTTTGATCGATCAAAAATATTTTAAGATTTTTATAGGTGACTATCATTGGAAATATGATGATGAGTCTAATGAGCTTTTTTACGAATTTTTATGGGATAACAAGTCGTGGAATGGTGACGAATATAAGGGAAGGCTAGGACAGGGAAAGTGGGGGCTGATCAATACAGAAAACCAGATCCTGATTCCTGTAGAATATCAGTGGATAGATATCCTGGATCAGCGTACTGTATGCTGTAATATAGGAGATACTCCCATTATAAAATGGTATCATGGAGATAACAAAAAAGACGTACTCTCAATAGGCGGTGGTTTATGGAAAGTGATTTACCTCAGTCGCTTCCAGAATATAGAGACCGAATTGGGGATGTACTATGAGGTTATTGAAAAGTTTCCCGAAGAATATAAAAAACATAACAATCTTGATTATCACCCCTTTTCCTATGAATTTCAAAAGATTCATCAGTTTTGA
- a CDS encoding MFS transporter has translation MKKEISSKLSNFRWTICVLLFIATTINYMDRQVLSLTWKDFIAPEFHWNNNDYGNITALFSIFYAVSMLFAGKFVDWMDTKKGFLWAIGIWSVGAVIHAFCGIATSGVLTGNWLVSFEESKEIIGTVDNAGAIISTSVTLFIFARFVLAVGEAGNFPAAIKTTAEYFPKKDRALATSIFNAGATVGALAAPVSIPFIAKSMGWEWAFIIIGALGFVWMGLWVFYYKKPHEHHKVNENELIYIQQDQDDFPAENGSGAEKRFSFKECFSYRQTWAFAFGKFMTDGIWWFFLFWTPAYLSSVYKMDSTQSALPLFVLYMITLLSIIGGWLPKYFVEKKGMNAYSGRMKAMLIFAFFPLLALFAQPLGSVTYWIPVLIIGIAGAAHQAWSANIFSTVGDMFPKKAIATITGIGGMAGGVGSFLINKSSGVLFDHAHKAWTTVDGTPLLEKYPQYINERLPENFLHNLEKSGVIISDGIDKGYMIIFSICAVAYLIAWSVMKTLVPKYKAIQ, from the coding sequence ATGAAAAAAGAAATATCCTCGAAACTGAGTAACTTCAGATGGACGATCTGTGTACTTCTTTTCATTGCAACGACCATCAATTATATGGATCGCCAGGTGCTGTCTCTTACCTGGAAAGACTTCATTGCTCCGGAATTTCACTGGAACAATAATGATTATGGAAATATCACCGCATTATTCTCTATTTTCTATGCGGTAAGTATGCTTTTTGCAGGGAAGTTTGTGGACTGGATGGATACCAAAAAAGGATTTCTATGGGCTATCGGAATATGGTCTGTAGGAGCGGTCATTCATGCATTCTGTGGAATCGCGACTTCAGGAGTTCTTACCGGAAACTGGCTGGTAAGTTTTGAAGAGTCCAAAGAAATAATCGGTACGGTAGATAACGCCGGAGCCATTATCAGTACAAGTGTTACCCTCTTTATCTTTGCCCGTTTTGTTCTGGCTGTAGGTGAAGCAGGAAATTTTCCGGCAGCCATCAAAACAACAGCAGAATATTTCCCTAAAAAAGACAGAGCATTGGCAACGAGTATTTTCAATGCCGGAGCAACGGTAGGAGCTTTGGCTGCACCGGTTAGTATTCCTTTTATTGCAAAATCTATGGGCTGGGAGTGGGCATTTATCATCATCGGAGCTTTAGGTTTTGTGTGGATGGGGCTTTGGGTGTTTTATTACAAGAAACCTCATGAACATCACAAAGTGAATGAAAACGAACTGATCTACATTCAGCAGGATCAGGATGATTTCCCGGCTGAAAATGGATCAGGTGCAGAAAAGAGATTTTCTTTCAAAGAATGTTTCAGCTACAGACAGACGTGGGCTTTTGCTTTCGGAAAGTTTATGACAGACGGGATCTGGTGGTTTTTCCTTTTTTGGACACCTGCTTATCTGAGTTCCGTTTATAAAATGGATTCTACTCAAAGTGCATTACCGCTGTTCGTGCTTTATATGATTACTTTACTGTCCATTATCGGAGGCTGGCTTCCTAAATATTTCGTAGAAAAGAAAGGTATGAACGCCTATTCAGGAAGAATGAAAGCAATGCTGATTTTTGCATTTTTCCCGTTACTGGCATTGTTTGCACAGCCTTTAGGCTCTGTTACCTATTGGATTCCCGTATTGATTATCGGAATTGCAGGAGCAGCTCATCAGGCGTGGTCAGCCAATATTTTCTCCACCGTTGGCGATATGTTTCCTAAAAAAGCGATTGCAACCATTACCGGAATTGGAGGAATGGCAGGAGGAGTAGGTTCTTTTCTTATCAATAAGTCATCCGGCGTATTGTTTGACCATGCCCATAAAGCATGGACAACTGTTGACGGAACACCATTGCTAGAAAAATACCCGCAGTACATCAATGAACGTCTGCCGGAGAACTTTTTACACAACCTGGAAAAATCCGGTGTGATCATTTCAGATGGAATAGACAAAGGATATATGATCATTTTTTCTATCTGTGCCGTTGCTTACCTGATTGCATGGAGTGTAATGAAAACATTAGTCCCAAAATACAAAGCGATACAATAA
- a CDS encoding bifunctional 4-hydroxy-2-oxoglutarate aldolase/2-dehydro-3-deoxy-phosphogluconate aldolase, with the protein MARFTRIEVALKAKETGIVPVFYHADAEIGKNIIKACYEGGARVFEFTNRGDLAHEVFTELIKYTAEELPEMIVGIGSVVDAGTASLYIQNGANFIVAPLLNPEVAKVCNRRKVAWMPGCGSVSEISYAEELGAEIVKIFPATQVGGPEFIKAVKGPMPWTNIMPTGGVLPTKENITQWISAGSYCVGLGSQLFVKNEEGQYDYRKITETVAGSIQIIKELR; encoded by the coding sequence ATGGCAAGATTTACCCGTATAGAGGTAGCATTAAAAGCAAAGGAGACAGGCATTGTTCCTGTATTTTACCATGCAGATGCTGAAATAGGCAAGAATATCATAAAGGCTTGTTATGAGGGCGGTGCCCGCGTTTTTGAATTTACCAACAGGGGCGACCTTGCTCATGAAGTTTTCACTGAACTGATAAAATATACCGCAGAAGAACTGCCTGAAATGATTGTAGGAATAGGCTCGGTTGTCGATGCCGGAACCGCTTCACTGTACATTCAGAATGGTGCAAACTTTATTGTAGCTCCGTTATTAAATCCCGAAGTGGCTAAGGTGTGCAACAGAAGAAAAGTAGCATGGATGCCAGGCTGTGGTTCTGTTTCTGAAATTTCTTATGCAGAAGAGCTGGGTGCTGAAATAGTTAAAATATTCCCTGCAACACAGGTTGGAGGACCAGAGTTCATCAAAGCAGTGAAAGGGCCAATGCCATGGACGAATATTATGCCGACAGGCGGGGTCCTTCCCACAAAAGAAAATATTACACAATGGATCTCCGCAGGTTCCTACTGTGTCGGTTTAGGCTCACAGTTATTTGTGAAAAATGAAGAAGGCCAATATGATTACAGAAAAATTACAGAGACAGTTGCCGGTTCCATTCAGATCATTAAAGAATTAAGATAA
- a CDS encoding T9SS type B sorting domain-containing protein codes for MKNYLLILLLIILGINVSAQRDTDHWFAPYYASTSYTQALYLSTDSVAPFVVTINSNNAPIGTVTISKGAPQTFVVPIPNIAATVTSDAFNVINKGLYVQGTKPFYCSLRMVSSTTHAEIVTSKGKAGIGKEFYVAGTPTTASSSGFNFTAGVMATENNTVVTTTWSGNVTFFGATPPANTHTVTLNKGQSFIFAGGTGTNGLNQSAFIGAKIVADKPITLTNGNINGNFGNNTSSGSDGILDQAVPTERLGSTFAMVRTRSSNPDLEGGIVIGTEDNTQIFINGANTPIATINSGEYYRIQGSNYVQQGTSGHFNMFITTSKNVYLYQLVSVDNSSATCGFNYIPPLNCFLPRKIDEIGKINEMPTGTGTSSTVPSGTVVKLNILTEAGANVTVNGITPTAAQGPFPLTGNSNWVTYALSPITGNVTIISDKAVTAGINGGYSTSGYGGYFSGFSSIPLIAKQTGDCIPGLVLEVDDSYDTYQWYLNGNPIPGANSNSYTPVASGNYTVKISVGSCTPATTPVYKVYTCLNETTKAMTVCEGYQSIVPEFTNSTQTYVPSTVTIITPPANGTATVDPAGVVNYVPNFGYMGMDTIVYKFCGNNPDFTDCEQVTLTLTVSESPIVKDVTLKSCFTPANPVLGLFDLTSAGVNVQPGTTRKYYPSPTDAQNGTNEILTPANYIAPNGVVYIKVSNANGCFKIAEVTLVVIPPMYSDVLKDKIICMENTTTLDAGPGFTGYLWSTGATTQVVNNLGVGVYWVDLKTRECTTRQTVKIYPSENPVISDVNITNNTVTITVIAGTPPYQYSMDNINWQDDNVFTNVPRGVTTFYVKDSYNCVPLQVDITVPNLINVITPNGDGVNDVLDYSALAGKSNLTFNIYDRYGSKIHEGNKQSGYKWDGTIAGKKVATGTYWFDLGWNESNTKQTPIKFTGWVMVKNRD; via the coding sequence GTAAAGGAGCCCCTCAGACTTTTGTTGTACCCATACCTAATATAGCTGCTACAGTAACATCAGATGCGTTCAATGTTATCAATAAAGGACTATATGTACAGGGAACCAAACCATTCTATTGCTCATTAAGAATGGTAAGCAGCACTACGCATGCTGAAATTGTAACCAGTAAAGGTAAAGCCGGAATTGGTAAAGAGTTTTATGTTGCAGGAACGCCTACTACCGCATCATCTTCAGGTTTTAACTTTACCGCAGGGGTGATGGCAACAGAAAACAATACGGTTGTGACTACTACCTGGAGTGGAAATGTAACATTCTTTGGTGCTACACCGCCAGCCAATACCCATACTGTTACCTTAAATAAAGGACAGTCTTTTATTTTTGCAGGAGGTACTGGAACTAATGGACTTAACCAATCTGCTTTTATAGGAGCCAAGATTGTTGCTGATAAACCCATCACTCTTACCAACGGCAATATCAATGGAAATTTTGGAAATAATACATCTTCAGGATCAGATGGAATCCTTGATCAGGCCGTACCTACAGAAAGACTTGGTAGTACTTTTGCCATGGTAAGAACCCGATCAAGCAATCCGGATCTGGAAGGAGGTATTGTTATTGGAACTGAAGACAATACCCAAATATTCATTAACGGAGCCAATACGCCTATCGCTACAATCAACAGTGGTGAATATTACAGGATCCAGGGAAGCAATTATGTTCAGCAGGGAACTTCCGGGCATTTCAATATGTTCATTACCACTTCAAAAAATGTATATCTGTATCAATTGGTTTCAGTGGATAACAGCAGTGCAACCTGTGGTTTCAACTATATCCCGCCATTAAACTGTTTCTTACCCAGAAAAATTGATGAAATAGGAAAAATCAACGAGATGCCAACCGGAACTGGAACAAGCAGTACTGTTCCAAGCGGAACCGTTGTAAAATTGAATATTTTAACCGAAGCAGGAGCTAATGTAACCGTAAACGGTATTACTCCTACAGCGGCACAAGGACCTTTCCCTTTAACAGGAAATTCTAACTGGGTTACTTATGCATTGTCACCTATCACCGGAAATGTGACCATTATTTCTGATAAAGCTGTAACTGCAGGTATTAACGGAGGGTACAGTACATCAGGGTACGGTGGATACTTCTCGGGGTTCTCCTCTATTCCATTAATTGCCAAGCAGACAGGAGACTGTATTCCAGGTCTTGTTCTGGAGGTTGATGACAGCTACGATACCTACCAATGGTATCTGAACGGAAATCCTATTCCCGGGGCCAACTCCAACAGCTATACTCCTGTAGCTTCAGGAAACTATACGGTAAAAATCTCAGTAGGCTCATGTACTCCGGCAACCACTCCGGTTTATAAAGTATATACCTGTCTGAATGAGACCACCAAAGCAATGACTGTTTGTGAAGGCTACCAGTCTATTGTTCCCGAATTTACAAATTCTACCCAAACTTATGTACCGAGTACGGTAACCATCATTACGCCTCCGGCAAATGGTACAGCAACTGTAGATCCGGCAGGAGTTGTTAATTATGTTCCAAACTTTGGGTATATGGGAATGGATACTATTGTTTATAAATTCTGCGGAAATAACCCGGACTTTACAGATTGTGAACAGGTAACTTTAACATTAACTGTTTCTGAAAGCCCAATCGTAAAAGATGTTACGTTAAAATCATGTTTTACACCTGCTAACCCTGTATTGGGATTATTTGATTTAACATCCGCAGGAGTTAATGTGCAGCCGGGAACTACCAGAAAATATTATCCATCCCCTACTGATGCACAAAACGGAACAAACGAAATCCTTACCCCGGCCAATTACATTGCTCCAAACGGTGTAGTTTATATTAAAGTAAGCAATGCCAACGGATGTTTTAAAATTGCAGAAGTAACTCTTGTTGTGATCCCTCCAATGTACTCAGATGTTTTAAAAGATAAAATAATCTGTATGGAAAATACCACAACATTAGATGCCGGACCTGGTTTCACAGGGTATTTATGGAGTACGGGAGCAACCACCCAGGTTGTCAATAACTTAGGAGTGGGTGTTTATTGGGTTGATCTTAAAACCAGAGAATGTACAACCAGACAGACGGTTAAAATCTATCCTTCCGAAAATCCTGTTATTTCCGATGTTAATATTACAAACAATACTGTTACAATAACTGTTATTGCCGGAACACCACCTTACCAGTATTCAATGGATAATATCAACTGGCAGGATGACAATGTATTTACCAACGTACCTAGAGGGGTTACTACCTTCTATGTAAAAGATTCTTACAATTGTGTTCCTTTGCAGGTAGATATTACCGTACCTAATCTGATTAACGTAATCACCCCTAATGGCGATGGAGTAAATGATGTACTTGACTATTCTGCTTTAGCCGGAAAATCCAATTTAACATTTAACATTTATGACAGATATGGAAGTAAGATCCATGAAGGAAATAAGCAAAGCGGATACAAATGGGACGGAACTATTGCAGGAAAAAAAGTAGCCACAGGGACTTATTGGTTTGATCTTGGCTGGAATGAGTCCAACACCAAGCAGACTCCAATAAAATTCACAGGATGGGTTATGGTAAAAAACAGAGACTAA
- a CDS encoding LacI family DNA-binding transcriptional regulator, which translates to MNKKSATIYDISKKLNVSVATVSRALNDHPRISQATKELVRQTAKEMNYKQNNLAKALKSGETKNVGIIVPYINTNFFSSVIRGIEEELSPLGYHVIICQSHEDANIEKRQLNTLLNAQVDGIFMSVSKTTTDTTHIQNILDTSNTPIIFFDRKKDIAGISTVTIDDYRGGYMATEHLIKEGYKNICHFAGDLNLEIYQNRLNGYKQALTDHHLPVKEDNIISTESSIDGGIEAIKKLWNKKSVPDAIFSSSDFAALGACQELKKRNIKIPQEVAVIGFSNEPFTQFMELPISSVDQTPVLMGKMAGQVFLESVKENGSGVSIEKKVVLTPQLYIRKSSKKK; encoded by the coding sequence ATGAATAAGAAAAGTGCCACCATCTATGATATTTCAAAGAAGCTTAACGTGAGTGTGGCAACTGTTTCAAGAGCATTGAACGACCATCCGAGAATAAGCCAGGCCACGAAAGAACTGGTACGCCAAACGGCCAAGGAAATGAACTATAAGCAAAATAACCTTGCCAAAGCCTTAAAAAGTGGTGAAACCAAAAATGTCGGCATCATTGTTCCTTACATCAACACCAACTTCTTTTCATCTGTGATACGGGGAATTGAGGAGGAGCTTTCTCCGCTTGGTTATCATGTGATTATCTGCCAGAGCCACGAAGATGCCAATATTGAAAAAAGACAGCTTAATACCTTGCTTAATGCTCAGGTAGACGGCATTTTCATGTCTGTATCCAAAACGACAACAGATACCACCCATATCCAAAACATTTTAGACACCTCGAATACACCGATTATCTTTTTTGACCGTAAAAAAGATATCGCAGGCATCAGCACCGTGACCATTGATGATTATCGCGGGGGGTATATGGCCACCGAACACCTGATCAAAGAAGGTTATAAAAATATCTGTCATTTTGCAGGAGACCTTAACCTTGAAATTTATCAGAATCGTCTTAACGGGTATAAGCAGGCTCTTACGGATCACCATTTACCTGTAAAAGAAGACAATATAATTTCTACAGAGAGTTCAATAGATGGCGGAATTGAAGCTATTAAAAAGCTTTGGAATAAAAAATCTGTTCCCGATGCTATATTTTCGTCCAGTGATTTTGCAGCCTTAGGCGCTTGCCAGGAATTGAAAAAACGCAACATAAAGATTCCTCAGGAAGTTGCTGTTATTGGTTTTTCCAACGAGCCTTTCACTCAATTTATGGAACTTCCGATCAGTTCAGTTGATCAGACTCCGGTATTAATGGGAAAAATGGCTGGGCAGGTATTTTTGGAAAGTGTAAAAGAGAATGGATCCGGAGTTTCCATTGAGAAAAAGGTTGTGCTTACCCCGCAGCTTTATATCCGAAAATCGTCTAAGAAAAAATAG
- a CDS encoding alpha/beta hydrolase-fold protein, with amino-acid sequence MRNFIITSIVTLSSVMVFSQKEETSVTAQKGKEFPKITPEGKAQFKVYFPEAKSVTLEGGDGMQNLKTTVNKDKDGFWRISASPMEIGFHYYWFNVDGKRTNDPNTELYFGYGQPTSAIEVDSREDFFFEKKVKHGKIVDDSLNSIITHGKRNFKVYLPPGYGTERLPVLYLYHGTGEDITGWEKQGYIRNILDNLFAEKKAKEMIVVMDYGVALNPEEEKMPDNYPRTVLSAQNLDRIVVQELIPYIEKKYKTTSKRAIAGLSRGSYQAMLIGSRHPELFSAIGSFSPVIYEGTKIEPFKELPIGNLLKSRQKPFFFIGIGEKEDHRFLEFNEAIVTYFKQNKYPYSQYKSPQTYHEWLTWRGCLYRFAQKIFK; translated from the coding sequence ATGCGAAACTTTATAATCACTTCTATAGTTACTTTATCCTCTGTTATGGTATTTTCCCAAAAAGAAGAGACCTCTGTAACAGCACAGAAAGGAAAAGAATTTCCTAAGATCACCCCCGAAGGCAAAGCCCAGTTTAAAGTTTATTTTCCCGAGGCAAAATCTGTTACTTTAGAAGGGGGAGACGGGATGCAGAATTTGAAAACTACTGTTAACAAAGACAAAGATGGTTTTTGGAGAATTTCTGCTTCACCCATGGAAATAGGATTTCATTATTACTGGTTCAATGTGGATGGTAAACGAACCAATGATCCCAATACCGAGCTTTATTTTGGCTATGGCCAGCCGACGAGTGCTATTGAAGTAGATTCACGAGAAGATTTCTTCTTTGAGAAAAAGGTAAAGCACGGGAAAATTGTTGATGATTCTTTGAACTCGATCATTACTCATGGAAAGAGAAATTTTAAAGTTTACCTTCCTCCAGGTTACGGAACTGAAAGACTTCCTGTTTTATATCTTTATCATGGAACGGGTGAGGATATTACCGGATGGGAAAAACAAGGATATATCAGAAATATTCTGGACAATCTTTTTGCAGAGAAAAAGGCGAAAGAAATGATCGTGGTGATGGATTACGGAGTTGCTCTTAACCCTGAAGAAGAAAAAATGCCGGACAATTATCCGAGAACTGTACTTTCTGCTCAAAACCTTGACAGGATTGTGGTTCAGGAACTGATTCCTTACATTGAAAAGAAATATAAAACTACAAGTAAAAGGGCTATTGCAGGACTTTCCCGTGGAAGTTATCAGGCTATGCTGATTGGATCCCGTCATCCTGAGTTATTTTCTGCTATTGGATCATTTAGTCCTGTCATTTATGAGGGAACCAAAATAGAACCTTTTAAGGAACTTCCTATCGGTAATCTCTTAAAGTCAAGACAGAAGCCTTTCTTCTTTATCGGAATTGGAGAGAAAGAGGACCATAGATTCCTTGAATTTAACGAAGCTATCGTTACTTATTTTAAACAAAATAAGTATCCGTATTCTCAGTACAAATCTCCACAAACCTACCATGAATGGCTGACCTGGAGAGGATGCCTTTACCGGTTTGCACAAAAAATATTCAAATAA
- a CDS encoding tagaturonate reductase, whose translation MENQIKQKLNREFNDSQEKLPIKIVQFGGGNFMRGFTDYVIDLLNKKTGFNAGIVNVQPTQGGSVHKLEEQDNLYTLFTRGIKKGEIIDEKQIISAIQKSVNPYTHYDEFLALAKEEALEFVFSNTTETGIAYDELENTYQGPHKNFPAKVTVLLYERFKHFNGAPEKGLRIIPCELIEDNALALKQIILQYAKLWNLEDCFVQWIEQDNYFHNTLVDRIVPGYPKDDAESYEEQLDYEDRMMVVSEAFLLFVIQDVNNLKGRIPFDQINEQILVVDDIQPYRLRKVRILNGGHTLMLAPAILSGMETVKESIENPFIGKFLSETIFNEVNPTLGLDENELKNFAEDVFDRFKNPFIKHYLTSIALYFVSKFKVRILPSLLGYVDINQKLPLNLTFSLASLIRFYQGSYGEKWLPLNDESSVVEKFKEIWTHYNDYETVAELALSEASFWDTDLTKVKGLKSAVAKALWEIDHHDTETAYHNFVQFYS comes from the coding sequence ATGGAAAATCAGATAAAACAAAAATTAAATCGTGAATTCAATGATTCTCAGGAGAAATTGCCTATTAAAATTGTGCAGTTTGGAGGGGGTAATTTCATGAGGGGTTTCACAGATTATGTGATTGATTTGCTTAACAAAAAAACAGGATTCAATGCCGGAATTGTGAATGTGCAGCCTACTCAGGGCGGTTCCGTTCACAAGCTTGAAGAACAGGATAATCTGTACACTCTTTTTACAAGAGGGATTAAAAAAGGAGAGATCATTGATGAAAAACAGATTATCTCAGCTATTCAAAAATCAGTCAATCCCTATACACACTATGATGAGTTCCTTGCATTAGCCAAAGAAGAGGCCTTGGAATTTGTTTTTTCCAATACCACAGAAACGGGAATTGCTTATGATGAACTTGAAAATACTTATCAGGGTCCGCACAAAAACTTTCCTGCGAAAGTAACTGTTTTACTATATGAAAGGTTTAAACATTTCAATGGAGCTCCTGAAAAAGGATTGAGAATTATCCCGTGTGAACTGATTGAAGACAATGCTTTAGCTTTAAAACAAATTATCCTTCAATATGCAAAACTGTGGAATTTAGAAGATTGTTTCGTACAATGGATCGAACAGGATAATTATTTTCATAATACATTGGTAGACAGGATTGTTCCAGGATATCCTAAAGATGATGCTGAATCTTACGAAGAACAGCTTGATTACGAAGACCGGATGATGGTGGTTTCGGAAGCATTTTTACTTTTTGTAATTCAGGATGTTAATAATCTGAAAGGGAGGATACCTTTTGATCAGATTAATGAGCAGATCCTTGTGGTAGATGATATTCAGCCTTACCGTCTCAGAAAAGTACGTATTTTGAATGGCGGCCACACCCTGATGCTTGCTCCTGCTATTTTATCAGGAATGGAAACAGTGAAGGAGTCTATTGAGAATCCATTTATCGGTAAGTTTTTAAGTGAAACAATTTTCAATGAAGTGAACCCGACTTTAGGATTGGATGAAAATGAATTGAAAAACTTTGCAGAAGATGTTTTTGACAGGTTCAAAAACCCTTTTATCAAACACTATTTGACAAGTATCGCTTTGTATTTTGTATCCAAATTTAAAGTAAGAATCCTTCCAAGCCTTTTAGGGTATGTTGACATCAATCAGAAATTACCGCTTAACCTGACTTTCTCTCTGGCAAGTTTAATCCGTTTTTATCAGGGAAGTTATGGTGAGAAATGGCTTCCTTTGAATGATGAAAGCTCTGTGGTTGAGAAATTTAAAGAGATCTGGACTCATTATAATGATTATGAAACCGTTGCGGAGCTGGCATTAAGCGAAGCATCTTTCTGGGATACGGACCTCACTAAGGTTAAAGGCTTGAAATCTGCCGTAGCAAAAGCATTATGGGAAATTGATCATCACGACACAGAAACGGCTTATCACAATTTCGTTCAATTTTATTCTTAA